A single window of Cloacibacillus sp. DNA harbors:
- a CDS encoding M20 family metallopeptidase translates to MSKQAFEKAHCYLSQKRAEMTAFSDYLAAHPELSQEEYESSRLMAEKLLGAGFSVEYPYLGLPTAFKAVKASPACTQKKPVVAIMAEYDALPEIGHGCGHNLHGTMALYAGLAVGEAIGETAGEIRVIGTPAEETDGAKVQMADAGIFDDVDLAFMFHSYAGESFADYRALGIDGLEFTFTGQTSHSAASPWKGRSAQNGMLLFMDGLNMLRLHMHDYCRMHAIIKEVRGAVNIIPDLAVCQVETRAPDKAMLVGLTEAVINCAKGCAAAVNTEVSWKKFMKSFDSMLPNLAAELLAEKTMAEYGVICTKNHLPTGSTDVGNVSYRCPAIQPELAVTEEKLDLHTRGFALATTSEDGHSALVKGAAIMADIALKVLTDKSLREDIRAEFESKISAL, encoded by the coding sequence ATGTCAAAACAGGCGTTCGAAAAGGCACATTGCTATCTTTCTCAAAAAAGGGCGGAGATGACGGCCTTCAGCGATTATCTCGCGGCCCATCCGGAGCTGTCACAGGAGGAGTATGAGTCCAGCAGATTGATGGCTGAAAAATTACTCGGCGCCGGATTTTCCGTAGAGTATCCCTATCTGGGGCTGCCTACCGCTTTCAAAGCCGTAAAGGCTTCGCCCGCCTGCACGCAAAAAAAGCCTGTGGTCGCAATTATGGCGGAGTACGACGCGCTGCCGGAAATCGGCCACGGCTGCGGGCATAATCTCCACGGCACGATGGCCCTCTACGCGGGGTTGGCCGTTGGGGAGGCGATCGGCGAAACAGCGGGAGAGATCCGCGTCATCGGTACGCCCGCTGAGGAGACTGACGGAGCAAAGGTTCAAATGGCGGACGCCGGAATCTTTGACGATGTCGACCTTGCCTTTATGTTTCATTCCTACGCCGGCGAGAGCTTCGCCGATTACAGGGCGCTTGGCATCGACGGGCTTGAATTTACATTTACCGGACAGACTTCCCACTCCGCGGCGTCGCCGTGGAAGGGGCGAAGCGCGCAGAACGGGATGCTTCTCTTTATGGACGGCCTCAATATGCTCCGGCTGCATATGCATGACTACTGCAGGATGCACGCCATAATAAAGGAGGTCAGAGGCGCCGTGAACATAATCCCGGACCTCGCAGTGTGCCAGGTCGAGACGCGGGCTCCTGACAAGGCGATGCTTGTCGGACTGACCGAGGCGGTGATCAACTGTGCGAAGGGCTGCGCCGCCGCTGTAAATACGGAGGTGTCGTGGAAGAAATTTATGAAAAGTTTTGACTCGATGCTGCCCAACCTCGCCGCGGAGCTGCTCGCAGAGAAGACTATGGCGGAATATGGCGTCATATGTACGAAAAACCACCTCCCCACGGGGTCGACAGACGTCGGTAACGTCTCCTACAGATGCCCGGCCATACAGCCTGAACTGGCGGTAACGGAAGAAAAGCTCGACCTCCATACGCGCGGGTTCGCTTTAGCGACGACCAGCGAAGATGGACATTCCGCCCTCGTCAAGGGCGCGGCCATAATGGCTGACATCGCCCTAAAGGTACTTACAGACAAAAGCTTGAGAGAAGATATCCGCGCGGAATTTGAGTCAAAGATCTCCGCATTGTAA
- a CDS encoding TRAP transporter large permease, with protein sequence MEAVILFSLLIVTIGLSIPIGITLGLSTGIAMWLTSDIPMVMLAQKSVTGLDSFPLLAIPFFILAGALMCNGGISRRLVNLAESLVGYITGGLAMVTVLACMFFAAISGSGPATVSAIGSFMIPSMKERKYDAGFAAAITAAAGTIGVIIPPSIPFVIYCIVAQCSIGDMFIAGIVPGVMIGVALMLVCYCTAKKRHYVSVTERPKFSTVWKAFREAFWALLVPVIILGGIYGGIFTPTEAAVVAVVYSVLIGKFVYKELDGKTLYECLRTTGLINGATEFMIGLSMAFASYLAMAQIPAHIASWMTSLAHSPFILLMVINVFLLVIGCFVDNIAAVIILTPILLPVVKTIGIDPIHFGLIITVNLACGFISPPYGINLFVASAISGESIEDISKAILPSFFAMVVCLLLFTYFPIFTMGLLNVLR encoded by the coding sequence ATGGAAGCGGTTATTCTCTTCTCTCTGCTTATCGTAACGATCGGCCTGAGTATCCCGATCGGCATCACGCTCGGCCTCTCTACCGGCATCGCTATGTGGCTCACTTCGGATATCCCGATGGTGATGCTCGCGCAGAAGTCGGTGACGGGTCTCGATTCTTTCCCGCTGCTCGCCATCCCCTTTTTCATCCTCGCGGGGGCGCTGATGTGCAACGGCGGTATTTCGCGCCGTCTTGTGAATCTCGCCGAGAGCCTCGTCGGTTATATCACAGGCGGCCTGGCGATGGTCACGGTGCTCGCATGTATGTTTTTCGCCGCGATCTCCGGTTCGGGACCGGCCACTGTCTCGGCGATCGGCTCTTTTATGATCCCCTCGATGAAGGAGCGCAAGTATGACGCGGGCTTCGCGGCGGCGATAACCGCGGCTGCGGGAACTATCGGCGTCATCATCCCGCCCTCTATACCCTTTGTCATTTACTGTATTGTCGCGCAGTGTTCGATCGGCGATATGTTTATCGCCGGGATCGTCCCCGGCGTCATGATCGGCGTTGCGCTGATGCTGGTCTGTTACTGCACGGCGAAGAAGCGCCATTATGTAAGCGTTACGGAACGCCCGAAGTTCTCCACGGTGTGGAAGGCATTCAGAGAAGCCTTCTGGGCGCTGCTGGTGCCGGTCATCATCCTCGGCGGCATCTACGGCGGCATCTTCACGCCCACGGAGGCGGCGGTCGTCGCCGTCGTCTATTCGGTGCTCATCGGCAAGTTCGTCTATAAGGAGCTCGACGGCAAGACTCTCTATGAATGTCTGCGCACGACGGGGCTCATCAACGGCGCGACGGAGTTTATGATCGGTCTCTCAATGGCCTTCGCCAGTTACCTGGCGATGGCGCAGATACCGGCGCATATCGCCTCCTGGATGACGAGCCTCGCCCACAGCCCCTTCATCCTGCTGATGGTGATAAACGTCTTCCTGCTGGTGATCGGCTGCTTCGTGGACAACATCGCGGCGGTGATAATCCTCACGCCGATCCTGCTGCCGGTGGTAAAGACGATAGGGATAGACCCCATCCACTTCGGACTGATAATCACAGTCAACCTGGCCTGCGGCTTCATCTCGCCGCCCTACGGGATAAACCTCTTCGTCGCCTCCGCCATCTCCGGCGAGAGCATCGAGGATATCTCTAAGGCCATTCTGCCCTCGTTCTTCGCGATGGTCGTCTGTCTGCTCCTCTTCACCTACTTCCCCATTTTTACTATGGGGCTGCTTAATGTACTGAGATAA